The following are from one region of the Peromyscus leucopus breed LL Stock chromosome 18, UCI_PerLeu_2.1, whole genome shotgun sequence genome:
- the Atp5f1b gene encoding ATP synthase subunit beta, mitochondrial, whose translation MLSLVGRVASASASGALRGLGPSASLPQAQLLLRAAPAAVHPARDYAAQTAPSPKAGGATGRIVAVIGAVVDVQFDEGLPPILNALEVQGRDTRLVLEVAQHLGESTVRTIAMDGTEGLVRGQKVLDSGAPIKIPVGPETLGRIMNVIGEPIDERGPIKTKQYAPIHAEAPEFIEMSVEQEILVTGIKVVDLLAPYAKGGKIGLFGGAGVGKTVLIMELINNVAKAHGGYSVFAGVGERTREGNDLYHEMIESGVINLKDATSKVALVYGQMNEPPGARARVALTGLTVAEYFRDQEGQDVLLFIDNIFRFTQAGSEVSALLGRIPSAVGYQPTLATDMGTMQERITTTKKGSITSVQAIYVPADDLTDPAPATTFAHLDATTVLSRAIAELGIYPAVDPLDSTSRIMDPNIVGNEHYDVARGVQKILQDYKSLQDIIAILGMDELSEEDKLTVSRARKIQRFLSQPFQVAEVFTGHMGKLVPLKETIKGFQQILAGNYDHLPEQAFYMVGPIEEAVAKADKLAEEHAS comes from the exons ATGTTGAGTCTTGTGGGCCGTGTGGCCTCGGCCTCGGCCTCCGGGGCCTTGCGGGGACTCGGCCCTTCGGCGTCGCTGCCCCAGGCGCAGCTCCTGCTGCGAGCCGCCCCGGCCGCGGTCCACCCCG CCAGGGACTATGCGGCGCAGACGGCTCCGTCGCCCAAGGCAGGCGGTGCCACCGGCCGGATCGTGGCGGTCATCGGCGCCGTGGTGGACGTCCAGTTCGACGAGGGATTGCCACCCATCCTGAATGCCCTGGAAGTGCAGGGCAGGGATACCAGGCTGGTTTTAGAGGTGGCCCAGCACTTGG GGGAGAGCACCGTCAGAACCATCGCTATGGATGGTACTGAAGGTTTGGTTAGAGGCCAGAAAGTGCTGGATTCAGGCGCCCCAATCAAAATTCCCGTTGGTCCTGAGACCTTGGGCCGAATCATGAACGTCATTGGAGAACCTATTGATGAGAGAGGGCCAATCAAAACCAAACA ATATGCTCCTATTCATGCTGAAGCTCCTGAGTTCATAGAGATGAGTGTGGAACAGGAAATCCTGGTGACTGGTATAAAGGTTGTGGATCTGTTGGCCCCGTACGCCAAGGGTGGCAAGATCG GACTCTTCGGTGGGGCTGGCGTTGGAAAGACCGTCCTGATCATGGAGTTAATCAACAATGTGGCTAAAGCCCATGGTGGTTACTCTGTATTTGCTGGTGTTGGCGAGAGGACCCGTGAGGGCAATGATTTGTACCATGAAATGATTGAATCTGGTGTTATCAACCTAAAAGACGCCACCTCCAAG GTGGCGCTGGTGTATGGTCAGATGAATGAACCACCTGGTGCTCGGGCCCGGGTAGCTCTGACTGGTCTTACCGTTGCTGAATACTTCAGAGACCAAGAAGGTCAAGATGTCCTGTTGTTCATCGACAACATCTTCCGTTTCACCCAGGCTGGATCAGAG GTGTCTGCCTTACTGGGCAGAATCCCTTCTGCTGTAGGCTACCAGCCCACTCTCGCCACTGACATGGGTACAATGCAGGAAAGAATCACCACCACCAAGAAGGGGTCTATCACCTCTGTGCAG GCTATCTACGTGCCTGCTGATGACTTGACTGACCCTGCCCCTGCGACCACCTTTGCCCATTTGGACGCCACGACTGTGCTGTCCCGTGCGATTGCCGAGCTGGGCATCTATCCAGCTGTGGATCCTCTGGACTCCACCTCTCGAATTATGGATCCAAATATCGTTGGCAACGAGCATTACGATGTTGCCCGGGGGGTGCAGAAGATCCTGCAG GACTACAAATCTCTCCAGGACATCATCGCCATCTTGGGTATGGATGAACTTTCTGAGGAAGATAAATTGACTGTGTCCCGTGCAAGGAAAATACAGCGCTTCTTGTCTCAGCCATTCCAGGTTGCTGAGGTCTTCACGGGTCATATGGGAAAGCTGGTGCCCTTGAAGGAGACCATTAAAGGGTTCCAGCAGATTTTAGCGG GTAACTATGACCATCTCCCAGAACAAGCTTTCTATATGGTGGGACCCATTGAAGAAGCTGTGGCAAAGGCTGATAAGCTGGCAGAAGAGCATGCATCATGA